A genomic window from Haladaptatus caseinilyticus includes:
- a CDS encoding class II fumarate hydratase codes for MSDEDYRIEEDSLGEMKVPADAYWGAQTQRAVQNFPISGITFGRRFIRALGVVKKAAAQANRDLGMIEEDEADVIIQAADEVIAGEHDDQFPVDVFQTGSGTSSNMNANEVIANRAAEIYGSEVGSRDIHPNDHVNFGQSSNDVIPTAMHVSALEAVEKDVLPALDTLREALAEKEEEYDDVVKTGRTHLQDATPVRVGQEFGGYRTQIEKGLARIDHTRDHLAELALGGTAVGTGLNTHPEFPSLAAEYISEETGIEFREADNHFEAQAAHDAMAEAHGALRTVAGSLNKIANDLRLLASGPRNGLGEIDQPENQPGSSIMPGKINPVVAEAVNQMHKQVVGNDTAVEYGAGEGQLDLNLYKPVLAHNFLQSAELISNSSTVFAEKFVQKLDVDAEHCETQVEQSMALATALNPHIGYDKASKAAKEALKEGKTVREVVVEKGYLSEEEADEIIDPEAMTHRGILGQDE; via the coding sequence ATGAGCGACGAGGATTACCGAATCGAGGAGGACAGTCTCGGGGAGATGAAAGTGCCCGCCGACGCCTACTGGGGCGCACAAACGCAGCGCGCGGTGCAGAACTTCCCCATCTCGGGAATTACGTTCGGGCGGCGGTTCATCCGTGCCCTCGGCGTGGTCAAAAAGGCCGCGGCGCAGGCCAACCGTGACCTCGGAATGATAGAAGAGGACGAAGCGGACGTCATCATCCAGGCCGCCGACGAAGTCATCGCTGGCGAACACGACGACCAGTTCCCGGTAGACGTGTTCCAAACCGGCAGCGGCACGTCCTCGAACATGAACGCGAACGAAGTCATCGCGAACCGTGCCGCGGAGATCTATGGCAGTGAAGTCGGCTCACGTGACATCCACCCGAACGACCACGTCAACTTCGGCCAGTCGAGTAACGACGTGATTCCGACCGCGATGCACGTTTCGGCGCTCGAAGCCGTCGAGAAGGACGTCCTCCCGGCACTCGACACCCTCCGCGAAGCACTCGCTGAGAAAGAAGAAGAATATGACGATGTGGTGAAGACGGGTCGTACCCACCTCCAGGACGCAACTCCGGTCCGTGTCGGGCAGGAGTTCGGTGGCTATCGAACGCAGATCGAGAAAGGCCTCGCCCGTATCGACCACACGCGCGACCACCTCGCCGAACTGGCCCTCGGTGGGACCGCGGTTGGAACCGGTCTCAACACACATCCGGAGTTCCCGTCGCTCGCCGCGGAGTACATCAGCGAGGAGACTGGGATCGAGTTCCGTGAGGCCGACAACCATTTCGAGGCGCAGGCCGCTCACGACGCCATGGCCGAGGCGCACGGCGCGCTTCGAACGGTTGCAGGCTCGCTCAACAAGATCGCAAACGATCTCCGTCTGCTGGCATCGGGTCCGCGCAACGGACTCGGCGAAATCGACCAACCGGAAAACCAGCCCGGCAGTTCCATCATGCCCGGCAAAATCAACCCCGTCGTCGCCGAGGCAGTCAACCAGATGCACAAGCAAGTCGTCGGCAACGACACCGCCGTCGAATACGGTGCAGGGGAAGGACAACTCGATCTCAACCTGTACAAACCCGTGTTGGCGCACAACTTCCTCCAATCCGCCGAACTCATTTCCAACAGTAGCACGGTGTTCGCGGAGAAATTCGTCCAGAAGTTGGACGTCGATGCGGAACATTGTGAAACGCAAGTCGAACAGAGCATGGCGTTGGCCACCGCGCTCAACCCGCACATCGGCTACGACAAAGCGTCGAAGGCGGCCAAAGAGGCACTCAAGGAAGGCAAGACGGTCCGCGAAGTCGTCGTCGAAAAGGGGTACCTAAGCGAGGAGGAGGCGGACGAGATCATCGACCCGGAAGCGATGACTCATCGCGGTATCCTCGGTCAAGACGAATAA
- a CDS encoding ABC transporter substrate-binding protein: MANNENGGMSRRDYAKYAGLAGVVGTTGLAGCLGGGNGDEGKDGSKNGGNKVEVQHWWTGGDGNAAITALFEGFEKKHDITVKSNPVSGGAGQNLKNVIKKRVLNSDPPSTWQAWPGKNLHPYVEADKLEDIGESVWSKNDMKNAYLKGPKEAAKPNGKFVTVPLNIHRLNNLFYNVEVVEKAGVDPSSISKPSDLVDAMKTVENNTNAVGMAHQTKSGWSTLQLWAQVLLGEHGEQTYAAFTDGKVKQNKQAVKQSLSLVKEYHKHFNGDAGSIDWQQANKKLINGKAAFIHQGDWAAGMYRAQDSFEFEKQWNMVPFPGTKGKYSLVMDSFPFPKNNPTKEETKKFLQYVGSVDAQERFNPKKGSIPPRTDVPKDKFGPFLSRQMDQFKSSKSQPPSIAHGLATTPETLTKLDDAATSFNSSWNVDKTYNKFVSAFEPN, from the coding sequence ATGGCAAACAATGAAAACGGCGGTATGTCACGACGGGACTACGCGAAATATGCCGGTCTTGCAGGCGTCGTCGGTACCACAGGTCTTGCAGGCTGCCTCGGCGGCGGGAACGGAGACGAGGGAAAGGACGGGTCCAAGAATGGTGGAAACAAGGTCGAAGTCCAGCACTGGTGGACGGGGGGTGACGGTAACGCGGCCATCACGGCACTCTTCGAAGGGTTCGAGAAGAAACACGACATCACGGTTAAATCGAACCCGGTCTCCGGCGGAGCCGGACAGAACTTGAAAAACGTCATCAAAAAGCGCGTTCTCAACAGCGACCCTCCAAGCACGTGGCAGGCATGGCCTGGAAAGAACCTTCATCCCTACGTCGAGGCAGACAAACTGGAGGACATCGGTGAATCGGTCTGGTCCAAAAACGACATGAAAAACGCATACCTGAAAGGACCGAAAGAGGCGGCGAAACCCAACGGAAAGTTCGTTACTGTTCCGCTCAACATCCATCGTCTAAACAATCTCTTTTACAACGTCGAAGTCGTCGAGAAGGCAGGTGTCGATCCATCCAGCATCTCGAAACCGAGTGACCTCGTGGATGCGATGAAGACGGTGGAAAACAATACGAATGCGGTCGGGATGGCCCATCAAACGAAATCCGGATGGTCGACGCTACAGCTGTGGGCACAGGTACTCCTCGGTGAACACGGCGAGCAAACGTATGCGGCGTTCACTGATGGAAAGGTAAAACAGAACAAGCAGGCAGTGAAACAGTCGCTCTCGCTGGTAAAAGAGTACCACAAACATTTCAACGGCGACGCGGGGTCCATCGATTGGCAGCAGGCGAACAAGAAACTCATCAACGGAAAGGCTGCGTTCATCCATCAAGGAGATTGGGCTGCCGGGATGTATCGCGCTCAGGACAGCTTCGAGTTCGAAAAGCAATGGAACATGGTTCCGTTTCCCGGCACGAAGGGGAAGTATTCACTCGTCATGGACTCGTTCCCATTCCCGAAGAACAACCCAACGAAGGAGGAGACCAAAAAGTTCCTTCAGTACGTCGGCTCAGTCGATGCGCAGGAACGATTCAACCCGAAAAAAGGATCGATTCCGCCACGCACGGACGTTCCGAAGGATAAGTTCGGTCCGTTCCTTTCGCGTCAAATGGACCAGTTCAAGAGTTCGAAATCACAGCCACCGTCCATCGCACACGGACTCGCGACGACCCCCGAGACATTGACGAAACTCGACGACGCAGCCACGTCCTTCAATTCGAGTTGGAACGTGGACAAGACGTACAATAAGTTCGTCTCGGCGTTCGAACCGAACTGA
- a CDS encoding carbohydrate ABC transporter permease, protein MQRIRKSLKKVRRRLRRTRIHTTGVLVSDDGANEGSPELRSDGGTITEERRETEQSIFQNEFVQSIPFWLPPFLLMGFFVYGAIGWNLIISLTDFASLTLPTYDPTTFDLEMYRQAWNDPNFWNAAQNTFVLLIVFTALCLVVGLALAILIDRGIRFENAFRTIYLLPMSLSFVVTAKVWAWMYNFESGMINVTLRQFSLGFFSYHWISNPTTKLAAVIFALIWQFSGYAMVVYLAGLRAIPDSHFEAARVDGASTWRMYRRVIVPQLRSSTMGAAVVLMVFALKAFDFLYVMFGTNPGPAADILATMMFREAFASNQWAYGSAIAIVLFAMALTVVGPYLYSEYKRGEL, encoded by the coding sequence ATGCAAAGGATACGTAAATCACTGAAAAAAGTCAGACGGCGTCTGAGACGTACCCGTATTCACACTACTGGCGTCCTCGTGAGTGACGACGGAGCGAACGAAGGCTCACCGGAACTTCGCTCCGATGGCGGGACGATAACCGAGGAACGACGCGAGACCGAACAGTCGATCTTCCAAAACGAGTTCGTCCAAAGTATTCCGTTCTGGTTGCCCCCGTTCTTGCTGATGGGATTCTTCGTCTACGGCGCAATCGGGTGGAATCTCATCATCTCGCTTACCGACTTCGCGTCGCTCACGCTCCCGACGTATGACCCGACGACGTTTGACCTCGAGATGTACCGACAGGCGTGGAACGACCCCAACTTCTGGAACGCGGCGCAGAATACGTTCGTTCTGCTGATCGTGTTCACCGCACTGTGTCTGGTCGTTGGACTCGCGTTAGCGATCCTCATCGATCGCGGAATTCGATTCGAAAACGCATTTCGAACGATCTACCTCCTGCCAATGAGCCTTTCGTTCGTCGTGACGGCGAAAGTCTGGGCGTGGATGTACAACTTCGAAAGCGGAATGATAAACGTCACACTCAGACAGTTCAGCTTAGGGTTTTTTAGCTATCACTGGATAAGCAACCCGACGACAAAACTCGCCGCAGTCATCTTCGCGCTTATCTGGCAGTTCAGTGGCTACGCGATGGTCGTCTACCTCGCAGGATTGCGGGCGATTCCGGACTCTCACTTCGAGGCTGCACGAGTCGATGGCGCAAGCACGTGGCGAATGTACCGCCGTGTGATTGTCCCGCAGTTGCGTTCGTCAACGATGGGCGCGGCGGTGGTATTGATGGTGTTCGCGCTCAAGGCCTTCGACTTCCTCTACGTGATGTTTGGGACGAATCCCGGCCCGGCGGCAGACATCCTGGCGACGATGATGTTCCGTGAAGCGTTCGCATCCAACCAATGGGCATACGGGTCGGCGATCGCAATCGTCCTCTTTGCCATGGCGCTCACCGTCGTCGGTCCGTACCTCTACAGCGAGTACAAGCGAGGTGAACTATGA
- a CDS encoding carbohydrate ABC transporter permease, which yields MKSKKGRVALYCVLFALVAFYLAPLESAIMTAFKTSSAFNETLPFAPPGLDGFTLDAWRVATTKLSHGILNSLLLAIPATILSATLGSLAAYGVTNVEWKYQMPIIALFVAGIFIPYQAVLVPLSRLFAIVDTQSLLAPLWGLPLMRAHYANIINLIIAHTAYGIPITFLLFRSYYRNLSEEMLEAARLDGASVFSIYRNIVLPLSKPMFAVTLIYQFTQVWNDLLFALVILPGGAGAGEPVTVALTNLSGGIIQSFGLQMAGAFVAAVPTLIVYIAFGEQFAKGVAN from the coding sequence ATGAAATCGAAGAAAGGACGAGTGGCGCTCTACTGCGTCCTGTTCGCACTTGTCGCGTTCTATTTGGCACCGCTGGAGTCGGCAATCATGACTGCCTTCAAGACGTCCAGCGCATTCAATGAGACGCTCCCGTTTGCACCGCCAGGACTGGACGGATTCACCCTCGACGCGTGGCGAGTGGCGACAACCAAACTCTCCCACGGTATCCTGAACAGTCTGCTGTTGGCGATTCCAGCGACGATACTGTCGGCCACCCTCGGGAGTCTCGCTGCGTACGGCGTGACCAACGTTGAGTGGAAGTACCAGATGCCGATTATCGCATTGTTCGTCGCAGGCATCTTCATCCCGTATCAGGCGGTTCTGGTGCCGCTGTCGCGACTGTTTGCCATTGTGGACACCCAGTCTTTACTGGCACCGTTGTGGGGACTGCCGCTGATGCGCGCCCACTACGCGAACATCATCAACCTCATCATCGCACACACGGCGTACGGGATTCCGATTACCTTCCTGCTGTTCCGTTCGTACTATCGGAACCTCTCGGAAGAGATGCTGGAAGCGGCCCGTCTCGACGGGGCGAGCGTGTTCAGCATTTATCGGAACATCGTGCTCCCGCTGTCGAAGCCGATGTTCGCGGTGACGCTTATCTATCAGTTCACACAGGTGTGGAACGATCTCCTGTTTGCGCTGGTCATCCTACCCGGCGGAGCAGGAGCGGGCGAACCAGTGACCGTCGCCCTGACGAACCTCAGCGGCGGAATCATCCAATCGTTCGGACTACAGATGGCGGGCGCGTTCGTCGCGGCAGTGCCCACGCTCATCGTGTACATTGCATTCGGGGAACAGTTCGCAAAAGGAGTTGCTAACTAA
- a CDS encoding ABC transporter ATP-binding protein, whose product MAELTLDGVTKWFDDDSDRIVAVDDANIDIEDGEFLVLVGPSGCGKSTTLRMIAGLETISDGAIRLDGRTINDQPPTTRDIAMVFQSYALYPHMTVRENMSFGLEESTDLSDDDISRRVEETAEMMGIYDLLDRKPSELSGGQQQRVALGRAIVRDPEVFLMDEPLSNLDAKLRSQMRTELQRLQEDLGVTTVYVTHDQTEAMTMGDRIAILNDGKLQQVATPIEAYHRPANRFVAGFIGDPSMNFFEMKRDGDTLVGENFEYSLSAEALDEVGDTERVTLGIRPEDIELVSSDESAHEFRTVVDVVEPMGNENNVYLRFASANDRSAKGQVAAEQPTEDGPTGERRTFVVTVGGMQTIDEGQEVVSRIPETAIHLFDTETGTALRNRALDLSEASVPNR is encoded by the coding sequence ATGGCTGAACTCACACTCGACGGCGTGACGAAGTGGTTCGACGACGACAGCGACCGGATCGTCGCAGTTGATGACGCGAATATCGACATTGAGGACGGGGAGTTCCTCGTCCTCGTCGGCCCCTCGGGATGCGGAAAATCGACTACGCTCCGGATGATTGCCGGATTGGAAACCATATCGGACGGTGCGATCCGCCTCGACGGACGAACCATCAACGACCAACCGCCGACGACGCGGGACATCGCCATGGTGTTCCAATCCTACGCGCTCTATCCGCACATGACGGTTCGGGAGAACATGAGCTTCGGATTGGAGGAGTCCACGGACCTCTCGGACGACGATATTTCACGGCGCGTCGAAGAGACCGCCGAGATGATGGGCATTTACGACTTGCTCGACCGAAAGCCCAGTGAACTGTCCGGCGGTCAGCAACAGCGTGTCGCGTTGGGACGAGCGATCGTCCGCGACCCCGAGGTGTTCCTGATGGACGAACCGTTGTCGAACCTCGACGCCAAACTGCGGTCACAGATGCGCACCGAACTGCAGCGATTGCAGGAAGACCTCGGTGTGACGACGGTGTACGTCACGCACGACCAGACGGAGGCGATGACGATGGGTGACCGAATCGCCATTCTGAACGACGGAAAACTCCAGCAGGTTGCGACCCCGATCGAGGCATATCACCGGCCTGCGAACCGATTCGTTGCAGGGTTCATCGGCGATCCGTCGATGAACTTCTTCGAGATGAAACGCGACGGGGACACACTGGTCGGCGAGAACTTCGAGTATTCACTCTCCGCGGAGGCGCTCGATGAAGTCGGCGACACCGAGCGCGTAACGCTCGGCATCCGCCCGGAGGATATCGAACTCGTCTCAAGCGACGAGAGCGCACACGAGTTCCGGACCGTCGTGGACGTCGTCGAACCGATGGGCAACGAGAACAACGTCTACCTTCGGTTCGCGTCGGCGAACGACCGGTCGGCGAAGGGACAAGTAGCAGCGGAGCAACCGACCGAAGACGGACCGACAGGGGAACGACGGACGTTCGTCGTCACGGTCGGTGGGATGCAGACCATCGACGAAGGGCAAGAAGTGGTCTCCCGGATACCGGAGACCGCGATACATCTGTTCGACACAGAGACGGGTACTGCACTTCGGAATCGAGCGCTCGATCTATCCGAGGCGTCGGTTCCGAACCGCTAA
- a CDS encoding BolA family protein, giving the protein MNADEVVALIESELEDADVTVTHPRGEHDEDHLAALVVSPAFEGKTLVQQHQLVYDALGDHMTTDIHALELKTYTPEEYEQ; this is encoded by the coding sequence ATGAACGCCGACGAAGTCGTTGCACTCATCGAATCGGAACTCGAAGACGCCGACGTGACGGTCACGCACCCTCGTGGCGAACACGATGAGGACCACCTCGCCGCACTCGTCGTCTCGCCCGCCTTCGAGGGCAAAACGCTGGTGCAACAGCATCAACTGGTTTACGACGCGCTGGGCGATCACATGACGACGGACATCCACGCGCTCGAACTGAAAACCTACACGCCCGAAGAGTACGAACAGTAA
- a CDS encoding ATP-grasp domain-containing protein, translating to MAVSRDGSVRVGVLSFHNSKETKAILNAIEALGHTPIWLRKANTHVEIIDDQARLVPSVDVLVNRLLLATIDDPLEELEIANILAGIRPMLNHPHNVLTAVHKYATAVRLSDHGVRTPDSYFALSSSSFAAGRDHLENPLVIKTGVGTHGETTWKLDDTGHPSHLVGRRHTFVQRFLDQNDRQWDVRAYVVDGEIVGIMRRLAPNGDWRTNVARGGVPEDATDELADEVGTVAREATVAVGLDIAGVDLMRWNEEWYVLEVNPTAGFRGLYRATGRSAAPSIARLAIERVGGSVSNEQVETLADTFDDSVPRCKPTPANSNSDGNPRTVGYTERVLVNGMVGLDSVVAKADTGAKRTSIGIDLAAKVGAGPIKSSTTVRSGSQQSSKKRPLVDVDIVIGDRWHRTTASVVDRSHMRYQLIMGRDVLSDYRVDLKRRALEE from the coding sequence ATGGCAGTCTCACGCGATGGTTCCGTTCGAGTAGGTGTTCTGAGTTTTCACAACAGTAAGGAGACGAAAGCCATCTTGAACGCAATCGAGGCGTTGGGACACACTCCGATCTGGCTTCGAAAGGCAAACACACACGTCGAAATTATCGACGACCAAGCACGCCTCGTTCCGAGCGTCGATGTACTCGTGAACCGTCTTCTGCTGGCGACTATCGACGACCCACTCGAAGAGCTAGAGATCGCCAACATCCTCGCCGGAATCCGTCCGATGCTCAATCACCCCCACAACGTGCTGACTGCGGTACATAAATACGCAACTGCTGTCCGCCTTTCCGACCACGGCGTTCGGACGCCCGACTCGTATTTTGCACTGAGCAGCAGTTCGTTCGCCGCGGGACGTGACCACCTCGAAAATCCATTAGTGATAAAAACCGGCGTTGGAACGCACGGAGAAACGACGTGGAAACTCGACGACACGGGCCACCCCAGTCATCTCGTCGGACGGCGACATACGTTTGTCCAGCGATTTCTCGATCAAAACGACCGGCAGTGGGACGTTCGCGCGTACGTCGTAGACGGCGAGATAGTCGGGATAATGCGTCGCTTGGCGCCCAATGGCGACTGGCGGACAAACGTCGCCCGCGGTGGCGTTCCGGAGGATGCGACCGACGAACTGGCCGACGAAGTCGGCACCGTCGCCCGAGAAGCAACAGTCGCTGTCGGCCTCGATATCGCTGGCGTCGATTTGATGAGGTGGAACGAGGAGTGGTACGTCCTCGAAGTAAACCCAACCGCAGGATTCAGGGGACTCTATCGCGCCACGGGGAGAAGTGCAGCACCCTCTATCGCACGCCTCGCTATCGAGCGGGTCGGCGGGTCGGTCTCGAACGAGCAAGTCGAAACACTCGCCGACACGTTCGACGACTCGGTTCCCCGTTGTAAACCCACCCCTGCGAATTCGAATTCCGACGGTAATCCCCGGACGGTCGGCTACACCGAGCGCGTGTTGGTCAACGGAATGGTGGGGCTCGATTCGGTCGTCGCCAAAGCCGACACCGGGGCAAAACGGACGAGCATCGGAATCGACCTCGCCGCAAAGGTGGGTGCCGGTCCGATCAAAAGCAGTACCACGGTCCGGTCGGGGAGCCAGCAGTCGAGCAAGAAACGTCCCCTGGTGGACGTCGACATCGTCATCGGCGACAGATGGCATCGGACGACCGCAAGCGTCGTCGACCGTAGCCACATGCGATATCAACTCATCATGGGTCGAGACGTACTTTCCGACTATCGCGTCGATTTGAAACGTCGGGCGCTTGAGGAGTGA
- a CDS encoding presenilin family intramembrane aspartyl protease PSH, which yields MNKRTRVLFASGLTIAIFLGVQLGALALVEPFESAGYQTVEDPSDPTNSLVYVGVILVFTAGMLAVIKLGVEWILRAVIILTSGMLSLYVFSVVIPPTVEVTVGGAPVNVIAWGAAGLVALALAVYPEWYVIDTAGVVMGAGAAGLFGISFGLLPAIILLAVLAIYDAISVYGTEHMLTLASGVMDLKIPVILVIPMTLSYSFLEDTAQATSEGAVSPGDESDEAGESNETGRSDEIVESSGDEESGEPDADSGDRDAFFIGLGDAVMPTVLVASAAFFSPAKPLVSGFALNLPALTAMVGTLAGLVVLLWMVLKGRAHAGLPLLNGGAIGGYLVGALASGISLVQAMGL from the coding sequence ATGAACAAACGAACGCGAGTGCTATTCGCGTCCGGGTTGACCATCGCCATCTTCCTCGGGGTGCAACTCGGCGCGTTGGCGCTTGTCGAACCGTTCGAATCGGCGGGTTACCAGACGGTCGAAGACCCCTCCGACCCGACCAACAGTCTCGTCTACGTTGGGGTCATCCTCGTCTTCACCGCCGGAATGCTCGCGGTCATCAAACTCGGCGTCGAATGGATTCTTCGAGCGGTCATCATCCTCACGAGCGGCATGCTATCGCTGTACGTGTTTAGCGTCGTTATCCCACCCACGGTCGAGGTGACGGTTGGCGGCGCACCGGTCAACGTCATCGCGTGGGGCGCGGCGGGACTCGTCGCGCTCGCGCTCGCAGTGTATCCCGAGTGGTACGTCATCGACACTGCCGGAGTGGTCATGGGTGCGGGCGCGGCGGGACTGTTCGGCATCAGTTTCGGCCTGCTTCCCGCGATCATACTGCTAGCGGTGCTCGCCATCTACGACGCTATCAGCGTCTACGGCACGGAACATATGCTCACGCTCGCTTCCGGCGTGATGGACCTGAAAATCCCCGTCATCCTCGTCATTCCTATGACGCTCTCATACTCGTTCCTGGAGGACACCGCACAGGCCACCAGCGAGGGTGCGGTGTCGCCAGGTGACGAATCGGACGAGGCCGGTGAATCGAACGAGACTGGCAGATCGGACGAAATCGTGGAGTCAAGCGGAGACGAGGAATCCGGCGAACCCGACGCCGACTCGGGCGACAGGGACGCTTTCTTCATCGGACTCGGTGATGCCGTGATGCCGACCGTGCTCGTCGCCAGTGCAGCCTTCTTCTCGCCCGCCAAACCCCTCGTTTCGGGATTCGCACTGAACCTGCCCGCTCTCACCGCGATGGTCGGGACCCTGGCCGGACTGGTCGTCCTCCTTTGGATGGTTCTCAAAGGTCGTGCACACGCCGGTCTCCCGCTCCTAAACGGCGGTGCAATCGGCGGCTATCTCGTCGGCGCGCTCGCGAGCGGAATTTCACTGGTGCAGGCCATGGGGCTGTAG
- a CDS encoding ornithine cyclodeaminase family protein, producing the protein MTDALFLTSDDVAGLATPEEYVDAVREGYRQRGRGAPAKPRTTLPNDDPAGMLTGYSAILPETGAMGGYMYSAGFGAEDAWFMTPLFDVDSGAPIALIDGASMNPFKTGATGAVGVDTLARKDATKLAIIGSGAQARGQLKAVTSVRDIETVSVYSPTKESRESFAGEMNEGLDASVAAVASSAAAVEDAEIVITATTANEPVFDGDLLEDGAHVTAMGQYHPKKRELDATTIERATYVPDLRERATQDAGSFLAAVETGAVTDDHIHAELGEIVAGEATGRESEDEITVFDSGGTGIETVASAYLLYEKAREEGLGSTISLSPASEALTGE; encoded by the coding sequence ATGACAGATGCGCTGTTTCTGACGAGCGACGACGTTGCAGGACTGGCAACGCCGGAAGAGTACGTCGATGCTGTCCGCGAAGGATACCGCCAGCGAGGTAGGGGTGCGCCCGCAAAACCACGCACGACGCTCCCGAACGATGACCCCGCCGGAATGCTGACTGGATATTCCGCGATCCTCCCCGAGACGGGTGCGATGGGCGGGTACATGTACTCCGCCGGGTTCGGTGCGGAGGATGCGTGGTTCATGACACCCTTGTTCGACGTCGACAGCGGCGCACCCATCGCACTTATCGACGGCGCGAGCATGAATCCGTTCAAAACGGGTGCGACCGGTGCGGTCGGCGTGGATACACTCGCTCGGAAAGACGCGACGAAACTCGCCATCATCGGAAGCGGCGCACAGGCACGTGGACAGCTGAAGGCCGTGACGTCCGTCCGCGACATCGAAACGGTCTCGGTCTACTCCCCGACGAAGGAGAGCCGCGAATCGTTCGCCGGGGAGATGAACGAGGGACTCGACGCTTCGGTTGCCGCCGTCGCGAGCAGTGCCGCCGCTGTCGAGGACGCGGAAATCGTGATTACCGCGACGACGGCGAACGAACCGGTGTTCGATGGCGACCTACTCGAAGACGGTGCACACGTTACCGCGATGGGGCAGTACCACCCAAAAAAGCGCGAACTCGATGCGACAACCATCGAGCGTGCGACGTACGTCCCCGACCTGCGCGAGCGAGCGACACAAGACGCCGGGTCGTTCCTCGCCGCGGTCGAAACGGGTGCCGTCACCGACGACCACATCCACGCCGAACTCGGCGAAATCGTCGCGGGTGAAGCCACAGGCCGAGAATCGGAGGACGAAATCACCGTCTTCGACAGTGGCGGAACGGGCATCGAAACTGTTGCGTCCGCGTACCTGCTCTACGAGAAAGCTCGGGAGGAAGGGTTGGGTTCGACGATTTCCCTCTCACCCGCGAGTGAGGCGTTAACCGGGGAATAG